DNA sequence from the Marinilongibacter aquaticus genome:
CACACCAGCCAACTGTCCAATCTCTACAAAATGCCCATTCCCCTCGTTCAAATGCAGCATATTCCGCATCACTTCAGGATGAATGCCATTTTGCAACAGCGACATGTAGCCTTCGTACTTATCGGGCCCGTAGAGCAGCTTTTGCCGACTGTTGTCTTCGGGCAACATATCCGCAGTAAAAATATCCGGAAGAGCATCGTTGTTCACGTCCGCCACATCGTTGCCCATACTGAAATAACTCGTTTGATCTGTCCGTTGGGCCACTTCATCCACAAAAGTGCCGTCTTTTTGATTGATGTACAGATAATCGCCTTCCAGATAATCGTTCGAGATGTAAATATCGGGCCAACCGTCTCCATTGAGATCCGAAACGTTGATGCCCAAGCCAAAGCCAATCGGATTGCCCTTTATGCCCGCCTCTTTGCTGACATCCACAAAATGGCCATCGTCGTTCCGCAGAAGCTTATCCCCCGCAAACTCGTCACGCATGAAGTGAATGGCTTCGACATCAAAACGGTTGAAATCTCGTACGTTGTGGTTCATGATATACGCATCCAAATCGCCGTCTTTGTCGTAGTCGAAAAAGGCCGACTGTGTGGTATATCCTTTGCAGTCCAGTCTGTAATCGGCGGCCCTTTCTTCGAATTGAAAATTTCCTTTATTGATGTAAAGTTTGTTTTTCCGCATTTCGGGATAGCCCACATTTCCCGAGAGCGAAACGTAGATGTCGGCTAAACCGTCGGCGTTGATATCGACCACCGTGACACCGGTTTTCCACTCGCCTCGCCAAGTCAAACCTGCCGTATTGGACATGTCTTCAAACTTGAGCCCACCCAAATTTTTATACACTTTATCTGCCCCTTGATTTGCTGTGAAATAAAGGTCGACCAAGCCGTCGTTGTCGAAATCGGCAGCCGCCACGCCTGCACCATTGTAAAAATATTCGTAGACGAGCACATTCAGCGAATCGGTTTCCACAATGCGGTTTTCAAAATCCATTCCCGAAACCGAGGGATCCAATTTCACAAACTGACTGTCTGAACCAAATGGAGAACATGAAACCAAAGCGAGGGCAACAAACAAAAAGTATATTTTTTTCATAGACGAATTTCGGCCTTACATCCTGTACTGCTCATAAAATTAGACTATAAATCTTTGTTTTCCCCAGTCTCGTCGTACAATTCTTGGGAATAGCCTTTTCAAGCTTGCTCAAGCCTAACAAAACCAGTGATTTTCAATTTTCGACCGAAAAAACGGGCTCGTTTAAGGCTTAAAAATACCGTCGGCATTGCTGCCCATGTAGCCGCCCCAAAGCACTTTCTTTGTGAGGGGAATAGTGGTTTGCAAACAATTCACCCGCATGCCGTCAAACGTATACGTGTGATATGGGTTTGTAGCGTGACAAAAGACAATATCCAAATTGCCGTCTCCATTCATATCTCCCACCCAAGGCGTAGAAGACACATTGTGCCCGGGCACACCATCGATTAGTGGGATGGCCTTATTTTCGGTAAACCCCACCACAACCACTGTCGTGAAATACTCTTTCCTTCCCAAAGAATCTCTCTCTACATAATCGACACTCAACAATACCTCATCTTGGCCATCGCCTGTGACATCCACAACCACCGGACTTGAGGTTTGATAAAAGCCCAAGGTGTCCAGGTAAGCAATGTGCCCGTCTTTCCCATCAAGCATCGCCTGTTTTGTCCAAGTTAGGTCCGGCCAAACACCTTGAGCAAAGGACACAAAAAAGTCGGGCGTATTGTCTGTATTGAAATAACCAATACCCATTGAGCTGTACGCTTCGGTGCCGTTCAATCGGGTCGACCACAGCTTTTCTAAACTCTGCCCATCGAAGGCTAGCACCCGCCCATCTACACTGTTGGCCACGATATCGGCAATGCCATCTTGTGTGATATCGACCCACGCAGGCGGAGCTACAAAACCTTTGCCCATTCCATTGGCCAACAATTGGGCCTTCGTCAAATCTCCTTCGAGCACCATTCCCAAAGTACCGACAAACAAGTTCCCGTCTATTGTCTCGCCTCCCGTTCCAAAAATAATCCTCGAATTCAAAGGCTCCTTTTCATTCATCAGAATGGATACCGACATGTAGATTTCCTTATGGTCGGGCATTTCGGCTTGAGCCAACAGTCGGCCATCCGCAGAAGAAATCACGCACAAACGGCCCGCCGCCCGATTCGGATCGTGGGGTTTCACCCAAATATCTCCTCCATTGGAAATTAGGATATCTTCAAGCCCATCTCCGTCTACATCGTGAATAAACTGCGGATCATAAAAATTGAACCAGCGTTGATTGTTTGGTTTGTAGGCCAAAGTGTCAAAAGCCCAAATCGTTTGCCCGTCACTTCCCGAAATGGCCTTCAACTCGGAAGACCTTCCCCCTAAAAGCACATCGTCAATTTGATCGCCGTTCAGGTCTTTGAGCCCCGCGGTAATGAAAATCTGATCATTCGCCGACACATTCCAAAGCAAATGCCCATCTGTACCGTCGAGGGCAATCATGGCCGAATCGGAAGATTCAAACTCCAAACGCCCCGCACCCAATACAATGTCTTTCACTCCGTCTTGGTTGAGGTCGGTCAAACGAGGCGACGAAAAAGTACCGATCCCCGGCAGTTCTTTGGTCCACGAACGCTGAGCAAGTACTAGCTGACAAGTCAGCAGCAAAGAAGCTGACAGTATAGTTTTCAGATTGGCCATAAAAAAGAGCAGGCAACTTGTATTACCTGCTCCTAAAATTACAACAATTCTTGTTTTTTATTTATCCCACCACATGCGTGTGGTAAACGAATCTGCTCCTTGACGCGAAATCGCTTCGTCCAAATGCGGGTTCACCCCATATTCACTTTGCGGATAGCGAAGTCTTCTCGGAATAGTTCCGTTGGTTTCGTTGCCGGGATAATTCACAGGAATAAGTGTAGGATAGCCCGTTCTTCTCCAATCGGCCCAAGCCTCGATGTGGTTCAACACCGAACCGTTCACCAAGTACAATTCCGTTTGAATGGCCTTTACCTTCTCGTCCAAAGAGCCGCTTTCAGGATAAGCATTGCCTTCGGCATAGGCCATGGCCTGCTCTTGGCTCACGGTTCCGCCCATGGCATTCACTTGCATTGCACCCGCTACCTGTGCTTTCATGAAGGCGTCGGCCGCTGAGCCAGAAGAAGCCCAGCCTCTTTCAATAGCCTCGGCCAACAAAAGCTGAGACTCTGCGTAGGTCAACAAAATCTGCGGAACATCGAGGGCATACATATTGGGAGCGGCACGCGAATAATCTGCAAGCTCGGTAAAGGGCAGGCTATTCAATGCGGTGGCATCCGTACCACTCGGAATACCTCTTTGGTTTTCAGGCGTGCGGTCGTCATTTTTCAAGGCAGAAATTGATGACAAACGAGGATCGTTTCTTTCTTTCATCATATCAATGAAAGTAGCCGCCCATTGAATGTTATCGCTGGTGGCAATCCCACGGCCTACACCCAGGTTCCAAGAGTTGGAATTCGAATTGTTTCCAGCTCCGGTATTCGAGAAATGCATTGCAAAAGTATCGTCGTTGCTTTGCATTATCCCTTTCGAAATCGCCTTAGCAACCCATGTTTTTGCTGTTTCAGGATCGGCCTTTTGCATACGCATGGCCAAACGCAGCATGTACGTATTTGCAGCACGTCTCCACTTATCCAAATCGCCAAAATACACAAAGTCGGCATCGCCCC
Encoded proteins:
- a CDS encoding outer membrane protein assembly factor BamB family protein, which produces MANLKTILSASLLLTCQLVLAQRSWTKELPGIGTFSSPRLTDLNQDGVKDIVLGAGRLEFESSDSAMIALDGTDGHLLWNVSANDQIFITAGLKDLNGDQIDDVLLGGRSSELKAISGSDGQTIWAFDTLAYKPNNQRWFNFYDPQFIHDVDGDGLEDILISNGGDIWVKPHDPNRAAGRLCVISSADGRLLAQAEMPDHKEIYMSVSILMNEKEPLNSRIIFGTGGETIDGNLFVGTLGMVLEGDLTKAQLLANGMGKGFVAPPAWVDITQDGIADIVANSVDGRVLAFDGQSLEKLWSTRLNGTEAYSSMGIGYFNTDNTPDFFVSFAQGVWPDLTWTKQAMLDGKDGHIAYLDTLGFYQTSSPVVVDVTGDGQDEVLLSVDYVERDSLGRKEYFTTVVVVGFTENKAIPLIDGVPGHNVSSTPWVGDMNGDGNLDIVFCHATNPYHTYTFDGMRVNCLQTTIPLTKKVLWGGYMGSNADGIFKP
- a CDS encoding SusD/RagB family nutrient-binding outer membrane lipoprotein, giving the protein MCKKILIVLAAMLTMTACTKDFEEINVNPRVPSKVPNDYLLSQSMLLLTGSAGDPGYKSWRANFIYAACMMQQMASVEVTFYRGTVYTFQGDLSAAYYESSYPNSIKNLVNLIELASEDPNEVNILSMARILRVIEMANLTDIYGDVPYFEAGRGFIDNVFSPQFDNQKDIYLDMLKELDEAGSALSESAKLPGDGGDADFVYFGDLDKWRRAANTYMLRLAMRMQKADPETAKTWVAKAISKGIMQSNDDTFAMHFSNTGAGNNSNSNSWNLGVGRGIATSDNIQWAATFIDMMKERNDPRLSSISALKNDDRTPENQRGIPSGTDATALNSLPFTELADYSRAAPNMYALDVPQILLTYAESQLLLAEAIERGWASSGSAADAFMKAQVAGAMQVNAMGGTVSQEQAMAYAEGNAYPESGSLDEKVKAIQTELYLVNGSVLNHIEAWADWRRTGYPTLIPVNYPGNETNGTIPRRLRYPQSEYGVNPHLDEAISRQGADSFTTRMWWDK